DNA from Mugil cephalus isolate CIBA_MC_2020 chromosome 5, CIBA_Mcephalus_1.1, whole genome shotgun sequence:
TGACCAAAGAGAGAACCAACAATGTCCAGCATGATCAAGGTGTTTCTGCTCCTGGCTGTCATGGTCTGCATCTCCAAAGCTCAATGTAAGACTTTATCACTTTTTCATGATTCAGAACAAACTAATATTACTGGTTACTgaactgatatttatttttcattattattattattattattattatataataatgtcGACTGGAGTCGCAAGATTATTCACCTTTTATCTCATGTTTTCCTTTCTAGTCAATGAGATGGGGCAGCAGTGTCTGTGTCACCGTGTCAGAAATGGCATCGGCAGGAAGTCTGAAATAAAGGACGTCCAGATCTACCCGGCTACCAACTTCTGTAATAAAGTCGAGATTGTGTAAGTTGTGCTTTTTATGtggaaatcttttattttgaaatttgatGTTGATGCTAGTCTACTGAAATAGTCATTTTAACTCTTTCACACATAGTCACTTCCAAAGtaattgaatttatttctgtAATCCATTTCAACAGGGTGACCCTGAACAGCAGCCTTCGCTATTGTCTGAACCCCAAGTTGATGGCAGTGAAGAAACTCCTGACTAACATCATGTAAGCATACCTTAATACATGAATCTGAGCCT
Protein-coding regions in this window:
- the LOC125008191 gene encoding C-X-C motif chemokine 10-like is translated as MSSMIKVFLLLAVMVCISKAQFNEMGQQCLCHRVRNGIGRKSEIKDVQIYPATNFCNKVEIVVTLNSSLRYCLNPKLMAVKKLLTNIMGNQKNTTTKPKEFTTTAGSTNTPIAPSA